DNA from Gramella sp. MAR_2010_147:
CATGATGAATGTTTTTTAATGAATAATGATTTAAACTGTTCGGTTAATCGATTAATGAAATAATTATAGCACTAAATTACAGGTGTTTATCCTTTATTATGACAGAATGAACCAAATAGCTTAAGAATAGTATCCAGATGCATGAAAATGGAATTAAACCTCAAAAAGGCCTCGTAAAGTCGCATTATTATTAAGGTTAGGCATGCGCCCGCATTCCAGGGGTGTTCACCACATAAATGCAACAGTTAAAAGCAACTAATATGAGTTACTGGAGTATATCTTATTAAAAGATAGATTTTAATAATCAGGAAAGAGCATAAAAAAAGGCTAACTAAAATATTTAAACCATTTTCTAGTTAGCCTTCGCAATTATTGTTTAACCAATAATTACAATATAAATATAGCTAGAGTTTTCAATATTAAGAGTTAACTGATAGCCAAAATTACCTAAAGAAATATTAAAAGTATTATTTAAGCAAAAAGGGAGGATAATACATAATTAACCCACTTAACTAAATCCCAAGAATGACTTACAGTTCTCTCCCGTTTAAGCTCTTTATTATAGAATATAATCTGTACTTACAAAATTAGAACTTTTACTATCCAGTAATTTTCTCAAAATTTCATTGTTATAATTTTTATCCTTACTGGCCACAAAAGTTCTTATAGAGAAAGATCTTAAAGCATCATGCACACTTAAAGTTCCCACAGCTGAATCTTTTCTTCCTGTGAAAGGAAAAACATCTGGCCCTCTCTGGCAGGAGCTGTTAAGATTTACTCTACAAACCAGATTCACCAAAGTATCTATTAGCGGTGCGATCTTTTCTATTCCTGTTCCAAAAAGGCTTACCTGCTGACCATAATTGGAATCAGAAATTTCATCCAGTAACTTTTCAATAGAATTAAAAGGTTTTATGGGAATTACCGGCCCAAATTGCTCTTCCTTATACACCCTCATATCTTCGGTTACCGGGTAAAGGACTGCAGGAAAAATATAGTTTTCTGAAGTGGCTCCACCACGTTCGTTCAGTATTTTGGCTCCTTTTTTCTCTGCATCCTGTATTAATTCCTGAATATATTTTGGCTTATCAACTTCAGGCAAAGGAGTAAGCATCACATTCTCATTCCATGGATTTCCGAACTTTAGTCCATCTACACGCTTCGCAAATCTTTTATTGAATTCTTCCTGAATCTCTTCATGTACATATAAGATCTTTAATGCCGTACAGCGCTGTCCGTTGAAAGACAGGGTCCCTGAAATACATTCTTCTATGGCAAGATCAAGATCTGCATCTGGTAAAATAATCCCGGGATTCTTGGCTTCTAGACCCAATACCAGTCTAAGCCTGTTCTTATATGGGTGCTGATCCTGCAGAGCGATTGCAGATTTGCTATTTCCTATCAATGCGAGAACATCAATCTTACCGGTTTGCATAATAGGAGCTGCGACCACCCTTCCCCTTCCATAAATCACATTGACCACTCCTTTTGGAAACGAACTACGAAATGCTTCTAACAATGGGGAAAGTAACAAGACACCATGTTTTGCAGGTTTAAAAACAACCGTATTCCCCATAATTAAGGCAGGGATTAACAATGCAAAAGTTTCGTTTAGCGGATAATTATAGGGCCCCAGGCATAGAACCACCCCAAGAGGTCCACGGCGAATATGCGCATACACCCCGTCTTTCTCATGAAATTTTGCACTATCACGATCCAGCTGTTTGTAATCTTCAATAGTATCCTTAATATACTCAACTGTACGGTCAAATTCCTTTTGAGAATCTGGAAGTGATTTACCAATTTCCCACATAAGATATTTTACAACTTGCGCGCGTTTGGTCTTCATCTGTTCCACAAAATTCTCCATACAAGAGATTCTATCAGCAACCTTCATGGTAGGCCATTCTCCCTGCCCTTTTGAATAAGCATCACATGCAGAATTTAAAACTTCCAGTGCCGTTTCCTTATCCATATGCGGAACCGTTCCCAGCAGAGTTGGATTATAATCATCTGTAGAAGATATCGTTGAATAAACCTCATCTGTCTTCCCTTTCCATTTAATCAACTCCCCATTAGAGAGGTAAGTTTCCTGATTTAATTGATCGGTTATCTGAAATTCCTCTGGAATATGAATATTCATAATTATCTTTTTGTTGGTTGGTTTTTATTGTTGTGTCAATTTTCAACAAATTGATCAAACTTTTGGTGTAAGCACTAATACAAAACTCTGAATCTAATAGTTCCCTGAATTCCTTTTAGTTCTTTAATCACTTCTGCATCATATTCCTTATCTATATCGGTGATCACATATCCAATGGTTTCATTGGTCTTAAGGTACTGGCCAACGATATTTATATCGTGTGCTGCTAAAACCTTGTTTATATGCGCTATAATACCTGGTTTGTTATGGTGAATATGAATTAGTCTATGCGCATTTTCCAGTATAGGTAACTGTAAATTTGGAAAATTTACAGAATTTGTGGTTCCCCCGGTATTTATATAATTAATGATCTTGCCGGGAACAAAATTTCCAATATTTTCCTGAGCTTCCTGGGTGCTTCCACCAATATGAGGAGTTAATATGAGGTTAGGTAATCCTCTTAGCGTAGATTCAAATTCTTCCTTATTGGTTTTTGGTTCTTTAGGAAACACATCTACACCAGCCCCGGTAATTCTTCCAGACTCCATATGTTTCCTTAAAGCGTCCACATCTACCACCTGCCCCCTGGCAAGATTTAAGAATATAGAACCATTTTTCATCCAGCTAAATTCCCTGTCTCCAATCATATTCTTATTCTCCTTTCTACCATCAACATGAAGGGTTACTACATCTACCTTTTCGAATAATTCCTGAAGACTCCCACACTTAGTGGCATTTCCCAATGCCAGTTTTTCTACGAGATCATAATAATATACATCAAAACCAATAGCTTCAGCAACTACTGATAGTTGAGCCCCAATATTACCATAACCTACAATTCCAAGTTTCTTCCCTCTAATCTCGTAGCTACCCATGGCAGATTTATTCCATTCGCCCTTATGCATCTCTGCGATACGATCTGGCAGATTCCTCATTAATAAAATGATTTCTCCAATAGCCAACTCCACTACAGATCTGGTATTACTATAAGGTGCATTAAATACTGCTACCCCTTTTTTAAGACAGGCTTCGAGATCTATTTGGTTGGTACCAATGCAAAAAGCTCCCACGGCTATAAGTCGGTTTGCATTTTCCAGTACTTTTTCTGTTAAATTCGTTTTAGATCGAATTCCTAAAACTGAAACATCTTTAATCTTTTCCGCCAGTTCATCTTCATCTAAAGCTCCGGAAATCGTAGAGACATTATACCCTTCATTTTTCATGATCGCCACAGCATCGGTATGAACATTTTCAAGGAGAAGAACCTTTATTCGGTTTTTTGGATAAGAAATTGCTTTATTCATTTTATGAAGGTATAAGAATTCATCAAGACTTGGTGTGATATGATCGGCTTTGTCAAGAACATTATCCCGCTCAATATTTTCGGTAAAGGCGTAAAATTTATTTGCCAGCCCGGCAGCCTTTATTTCGTAATCGTTGTAACCATCCCCAATTACATAAACATCGCCTTTGAGGCCCATTTGTTTTAGAAGCTCTACTTTTCCGTTATTGGAAGAAAGCACATTGTCCCTGTCAAAACCTGTAATTTCTCCATCTTCAGCAAAGACGAATTGATTGGCATAGACGTTTTCTTCCTTCACTCCAAGCTCACTTACAATAGGAACTATAAACTCTTTAAAACCGTTAGAAATAATATAAATACTATCCTTTTGTTCCTTGAAAAACTCTTCATTTCGAACAAAAGAGACCGAGACCATTTTCTTCAACCTCTTTACAAGCTCTGGGATATCGCTTTTATTTGCTTCCAGGATCTCCAGTCTTCTTTCAAGAGATTCCCTGAATGCCAGGTTCCCGCCCATGGCCAGATCTGTTAGCTCCTTTAAATCCTGTAGTTTTTGCTCTTTCTTAGGGTTATTTTTAAGAGATATCTCACCTAGTACATCCAGTGCTTCTACCTGGGTAAAAGTACTATCAAAATCAATTACAAAATGCCTGTTATTCTCCATAGTACACCTGAAAATTCTAAAAAATTAAGTAGTAAAACTAAAGCTTTTTGAAACATTAAAAAACAACGTTTTAAAGCAACAATGACCGAATTATGCAATTGACAATAAAAGCTTGAAAAATTTGTAATTCCGAAAATTTGAATTACTATCAGGAGTAATATTGAGGAAAAGTTAGAAAACAGATTCAATTTATTATAAAAAAAAGTCGGATATGAATCCGACTTTCTTTTGGGCTAATTCAATGATTAAAAATTAATAATTGAACAAATTCTTTAATAAACTTTATTTCATCATTCATACCTCCTTTTTTACATTACCACATTTACTTCAAAAGATATTCCAGACTTTAAAGCAAACGAACGCTATTCATTAAATGATTAACATAATCACCCTGTTTTTCTTAAAATTATAGAATAACTTCATCTACATGGTTGCAAAATTCATTTTCGTATAACATTGTTTTATGGAAATACTTTATTCACAGCCAGTCTTTAGTATATTTATAGACTCAATTGAACATCTATGGAAAAAAAGATTCTAATCCCTACTAATTTCTCTAAACACTCCTGGAATGCCCTCATTTTCTCAATGAACCTTTATAAAAAATATGCCTGCACCTTCTATTTGATTAATGTTTATCACTCACAGGGGTTTTTGAGTGAAGCAATTCCTTTAAGTAAAAACGGTGATACCAATCCAAGCGGAAAAGAACTTTCAGAAAAAGGTCTGGAAAGAATTATGCAAGGTCTTAGTTTCAGAAAAGAGAATCCTAATCATACTTTTGAGACCATCTCTTTTCAGGGTAGTTTGGTAGATGGAATCCAGGAAAATGCAGATAAGTTTGGAGTAGATCTAATTATTCTTGGTTCGCGTGGTGACTCTGTGCACATAAATACTTCAGAAGATATTTCAAAGATCACCGAAGATGTGGAACAATGTCCTGTTTTGGTAATTCCTGAAGTTTATGAATGGAGAGAACAAAACAATGCAGAAATCGTTTTTCCTACCAATCTTCGAATTCCCTTCAAGCAAAAAGAATTATTAGCTTTAATAGATTTTTCTCGAAGTATGGGAGCAGCTGTTCGCATATTATATATAAATACTGAAAATAAAAAGCTAAATAAAGAACAGGAAGAAAATAGAGAAGACTTGAAACAACATTTAAAAGAAGTAAATCATAGTTTTCACATCTTAACCCAAACCACACCGGCTACAGGGGTTCATCTTTTTATTGAAAGCCGTGACAGTAACTTTCTTGCTTTGTATCAAAGGAAGCAGGGGTTCTTCTCCAGACTTTTTTCTAAATCTGCAGTTAGTGAGATCGCTTTTGATCCTAAATTACCGGTCTTGATATTAAAGGAAGTTCAATAAACAAAGGGAACAAAAATGAATATTTCACATTAACTGTTCCCTTTGCACATCATACTCTTCATTTGGCATTATCCAAATAATCAGCAGGTATCATCTCAGCCCAACTTAATGTAGCACCCTGAATGACTTCCTTAAAGATAAGAATTTAATTGATTCGCTCCTGAATTTTTCAACCATAATTTTAGAAAAAAAACGTACTGAAATATCTTGAAATTCACTATTTATATTTTAAAACATTGCTTTTCTAAACCAGCTCTATTTTTAATGGTCTAATAAGTAAACTTTAGTCTTATTATAACATATATAGCAGGGACAAATGCCTAATTTGCTAAATAGCATTTTAAAATGTTCGAGTTTAAAAGAATTGTTATAAGTAAAAAGATAAAGCTATGAAAGTATTATTTGTACTCACTTCACATGATGAACTGGGAAATACAGGAAACAAAACAGGGTTTTGGATTGAAGAATTTGCAAATCCCTATTATAAATTATTAGATAAAGGAGTAGAAATCACAGTTGCTACACCAAAAGGAGGAAAAGCTCCTATAGATCCCAATAGTGATACGGAAGACACCCAAACTAAAGATACCAAACGATTCAAAAAAGATGAAGCTGCACAAATGGTGATCAATAACACCAAAGTGCTATCCAAAATGGATCCTGTCGACTTTGATGCTGTTTTTTATCCTGGTGGTCATGGTCCGCTTTGGGACCTTTCAAAAGATAAAGATTCTATCGAGCTCATTGAGACTTTTAATAATGCGAAAAAACCAATTGGTTTTGTGTGTCACGCTCCGGCAGCTCTTAAAAATGTCAAAACCCAAAATGGAGATCCTCTGGTTAAAGGAAAGAAAGTAACAGGTTTTACCAACTCTGAAGAAAAGGCCGTGCAATTAACAGAAGTAGTTCCATTTTTAGTTGAAGATATGCTAAAAGAAAATGGTGGAATCTATTCTAAAGCCGGCGACTGGGAAGAATACGCCCTGGTAGATGGAAATTTGATCACGGGTCAGAATCCGGCCTCTTCGGGACTGGTAGCTCAAAAGTTATATGAAATGCTTAATTAAAAAAGATATCTTTAAAAGTATATTGAGCACTGCTATTTGCAGTGCTTTTTTTAGGTTTAAAATGAAGTGAAAAATTGTATATCTTACCTGGCGTTTGATAACATATATCAAATACTGGTCTACGTAGAGACTAGACCTGAGAACGGTGGTTATATAGACAATCTCTTAATGCCTTTATTTAATGAACAACTAACTAAATGATAGAAGGCTTTTCTTTTATCAAAAATGCACCAACCTGCCTCTTGTGAAATCCCAAAATAAGGAACATAAAAAATCATCCCGAAAATGGCTTAAACGTATAAGTTTAATTCTAGCCGGGCTTTTGCTGGTCCCTTCGTTTTTATTCACAATTGGTTGGTTTAACAGGGACATGCTTATAGATGAATTGCAGGACTGGTACCGAAATAATAATAACGGTAGTCTTGAAATAGGTGATGTTGATGCTACATTTTTAGGCGGATTCCCAAATGTAGGTTTCACTATTAAAGACGTTTATCAAACTAGTTTTGATACCATCCTTGATAAAAACTCATCAATATTCATAAAAAAAGCCCAGGTAAGTATTTCAGCTATTGATGTTCTAAGCGGAGAAATCGCTTTCAGGAACATACAGATAGATCATGCAGAAATCACCTCCGAGGTCATCTCAGAAAAATCTATTGCGGAATACATACGGCTAAAAAAACAGAGACAGGCTGCTTCAGGTTCCGGCTTAAAGCTTCCAGGGTGGTTACACCCGGAAAGGACAAATTTCAGTTTAAAAGATGTGAGTTTTATTGCTAAGGACACCATGCTAAATAAGTATTTTAATTTAAATATTGTACAGGCAAAAGGTAGGTTTAGAAGTAAAAATGAAATGATCACAGGTGTTCTTAATTTTAAGGTAATGGTCAATAATCTGGGATTCAACACTAAAAAAGGCAGTTACATTAACGGGGCGATGATCACAGGTAGCCCCGAATTTATATTGGATCGGGAAATTAGCACGTTAGATGTTTCTGAATTTCAACTAAAAATAGATGATCACCTATTTGAGACGAAAGCCGATTTCGATTTCACTGAAAATAGTTCCTATAGGTTTTCCCTTCAAAATCAGGAAACCAGTTTTAAGAAGATCAAAGAGCTATTGCCCGATAGTCTTTCTGCTAAACTCTCTAACTATGAAATTTTAGAACCTATTTCTACGGAACTTAAGTTAGACGGTAAATTCTTATATGGGGATATCCCAAATATCAATGGTTCTTTCTCTGCTGAGAATAACATTATTAGGGTAGGTGATAGCATTCAACTAAATAAAGTTCGACTAAGTGGATATTTAACAAACCATTTAAACCAGGATTCTGAAATCCCTAAACCTTCTCGCAGGGATATCAGGGTTTTCTTTGAAAACCTTTCAGGTGAAATAAAGGATATCGAAATTTCAGCTAATAACTCTTATTACCAGTCATCAGCAAAAGCTTCAAATTTTATCAATGCTAATTTAAAGATGTCTGGTTCCAACGAAACTTTAGCAAGGCTACTTCAAAACGATAATTTTAATTTTATTGGCGGGAATTTTAACCTGGAGACCCACATAAACGGTAATATTCCCAGTAAACACAAGCTCTTTAATTTCGCTACCGGAAGATTCAGCTTAAACAATACAAGGGTCGTTCTAAAAAGAAACAATCTTCAGCTCCCTGTAGATGTTGTGGAATTAAGGTTGGATAATGAAAATTCAGTACTCGAGCAACTTAAAATTGACCTGCCTAATGGAGATCATTTGATATTTAAAGGGAATATTAAGAATGTATCTTCCATTCTTGAAGATAACCCCCTAATTCCTGCTATTGCTGAAGTGTCGCTGGATTCAGATAAGCTCAACCTCAACGAACTTATCGCCACAGCCATGGAGTTTATCCCTTCTTCAGAAAAAGCAAATAACGAATTGAAAACTCTGCATGAAACTTTTGAAGCTATTTACCAAAAGTTTCAACCGAGATTCAAACTAAACCTGCGAACCATCGAATACGATTCGATAAGCTTTAAAAATTTGATAGCAGACGTTCAACTCCTTGATGCCGAAACTGTACGGTTGAACGATCTAAATTTTGATTACAACAATGCCAAAACAGAGTTGAATGGAACACTTAAAATTCCAAAACCAGATAATTCTTTTGAGGAGCCACTGTATGTAAATGTTAAAGCCAATTCTTCAGGGCCCATGAAGGTTTTTCAGGACCTATTTAATATTGAACTGTTGGATATTAAGGCTGGCAAATATAGCTTCTCCGGAAATGTTACGGGAAATATTTCAAAATTTGAACAATTATTGAATAACGTAAAAGGTGATCTTAAACTTGTAGATACCCAATTTTATTATCCTAAAGCAGCAATGGATTTCGACTTTGATTCACTTACGGTAGCAATTGAGGACGCCAATATCAATCTAGAAAGGTTTCTCTTAGAAGTGGATAATCATTATCCAATTGCCTTGCAAAGCCGGATAACTGAATTTCCAGGATTTTTACTTGACCATGTAAAGAGTGATGGACGAGTTTTCATAGGAATGGATGCTGCATTTATCGACATGGATGACTGGATGAAAAGTCTTGAATCAATTGAATCTAATAACGAAAACAAGACCCCTAAAAATCGTGAACTCGCTGCGATTTTTAATGACATCTATAAATTTAATCCTGAATTTACATTGAAACTGGACTCACTAAAATACAAAAAACTGGTATCAAACGATATTTCGGCTAAAGTGTATTTTAAAGACAATTCAACACTTAAACTGGATGATCTTAAGATCAGGTATAAAAATTCTGAAGCGACCATTAGAGGAAATATTGCAGCGAAAGTGATAGAAAAAGCTCGCGGTAATCAAAACCCTTTTAATTTTGAGTTTTCAGCTGAAGCCAAAGGGCAGTCCAGGGATTTGAACGACTTATTAAAAACAGTCAATTTCTACCTTAGATCTGGTGACTTTAAATTTGATGGTAGTTACAAGGGAGAAGCACGGGATCTAAAAATTCTAAATTCCAATGCTCAGGGTGATTTAAGTCTGGGCGAGACGATGGTAGATATTGAAGCTGCGAAAATTCAAGTCCCTATAGATAGCCTTCATTTAGTAATTAAAAATAATCTCGCCACATTGGTGAGACTGGATGTAAGCCTTCCTGGAAAAAGTTCTATAGATATCACCGGTGAAATAGATAATTTCTCAAATTTTATCAATAACGAGCAGACCATAGATTCGCATAAATCTACTTTCAATATAAAATCTCCATATCTAAATAGTGAAGATATTAAAAAGTTCCTAGTAAATACTAGCAAGGATAAGGACTCTGCTAAAAGTCAGAAATTAGAAGTTAAAAATCTTAAAGAAATTCTTAGCGATATCAATAACTCTTATTTCCCTTCAGCAAACATCGAGATCGATTCATTAGTCTACAATAATCTTGCAGTGTCTGGATTTACCTCAAACATCGATTTTGACCAGGAAGGGACTATCAGGGTTTCAAACACTCAACTTCAATATTTTGGAGGTTCTATAAACCTGATGCTTGAAGCAGGTGTGAGCAGCCAGGACCTTCTGCCAGCAAAATTGAAGTTGAATGTTGAGAATATGGATCTTGAAAAATTAGTAAGAGATTTTGACTATTTTAATAATGAAGACTTGCGTAATGCCGAAAAAATTAGTGGAAATCTTGAGTTTAATTTAGATGCCGATGCATTTTTTGATGATGAAGGTAAATTAAAAATGAATTCTGTTAATGGAAGTTTTCAGGTAGCAATAGAAGATCTCGCCATCTTTAACTTTAAACCAGTCATGGAAAGCGTTGTTCTTTTAAAGAAAGAGCGTTTTAAAAAATTACAGTTCAGACCTATCAAACAAACTTTCCAAGTGGTAAATGGTGAAATCATCATTCCACAAACGCAGATACAATCTTCTGCCATACAGATTTTCGCCGAAGGTAAATTAAAACTTGGTGAATATGTAAACATCTGGCTATCCATCCCATGGAACAATATTTTAAAAAAACGTGATGGGCTTATATTACCCGAAAAAGTATCTTTTGAAGACTCTGGATTAAAATTCTATCTACAATTAGTTCAGGATAAAAACGGAGAAAAAGACAAAAAATCTAAGCTAAAAACTAAATTCAGGCTTGGAAAACGGAAACTGGAAAAAGAAAATTAAAATATTTTTCGAAAGTTTTTGATTTTTTTAGAGGAAAACCTGGTAAAATTACGACTAAACTAATGATTGATAATTCATTAGTCCCAAAAGACTTTTAGATAGCATTTTAAAGCCATAAAATCTCTTTAAATGATCTATGAGAGGTTTTAAAGGTATCTACATAGAAGCAGTGATAAACTTAAATTCTTTATCATGCAGGTCAGGAAAAATCCTAAATCAGATCCAGGTCGTTATAGTCTGCTATTTTTCCAGATAGGTTTAATAATTGTTCTTGTAATCACCTATTTGGGTATTGAATGGAAATTTGCTTTAAATGATTCTATAAATAGCTATGTAATTGCTTTACCCAGCATGAGGCTGGAAGAAATTCCTGTTACTGAAATAAAAGACCTTCCTCCTCCACTACCACCTCCACCACCGATTCCAGAAATTATAGAAGTAATTCCTGACCATCTAAAGGTTGAAGAAACCGAAATTCAATCAACAGAAAGT
Protein-coding regions in this window:
- a CDS encoding NADP-dependent glyceraldehyde-3-phosphate dehydrogenase; translated protein: MNIHIPEEFQITDQLNQETYLSNGELIKWKGKTDEVYSTISSTDDYNPTLLGTVPHMDKETALEVLNSACDAYSKGQGEWPTMKVADRISCMENFVEQMKTKRAQVVKYLMWEIGKSLPDSQKEFDRTVEYIKDTIEDYKQLDRDSAKFHEKDGVYAHIRRGPLGVVLCLGPYNYPLNETFALLIPALIMGNTVVFKPAKHGVLLLSPLLEAFRSSFPKGVVNVIYGRGRVVAAPIMQTGKIDVLALIGNSKSAIALQDQHPYKNRLRLVLGLEAKNPGIILPDADLDLAIEECISGTLSFNGQRCTALKILYVHEEIQEEFNKRFAKRVDGLKFGNPWNENVMLTPLPEVDKPKYIQELIQDAEKKGAKILNERGGATSENYIFPAVLYPVTEDMRVYKEEQFGPVIPIKPFNSIEKLLDEISDSNYGQQVSLFGTGIEKIAPLIDTLVNLVCRVNLNSSCQRGPDVFPFTGRKDSAVGTLSVHDALRSFSIRTFVASKDKNYNNEILRKLLDSKSSNFVSTDYIL
- the serA gene encoding phosphoglycerate dehydrogenase, translated to MENNRHFVIDFDSTFTQVEALDVLGEISLKNNPKKEQKLQDLKELTDLAMGGNLAFRESLERRLEILEANKSDIPELVKRLKKMVSVSFVRNEEFFKEQKDSIYIISNGFKEFIVPIVSELGVKEENVYANQFVFAEDGEITGFDRDNVLSSNNGKVELLKQMGLKGDVYVIGDGYNDYEIKAAGLANKFYAFTENIERDNVLDKADHITPSLDEFLYLHKMNKAISYPKNRIKVLLLENVHTDAVAIMKNEGYNVSTISGALDEDELAEKIKDVSVLGIRSKTNLTEKVLENANRLIAVGAFCIGTNQIDLEACLKKGVAVFNAPYSNTRSVVELAIGEIILLMRNLPDRIAEMHKGEWNKSAMGSYEIRGKKLGIVGYGNIGAQLSVVAEAIGFDVYYYDLVEKLALGNATKCGSLQELFEKVDVVTLHVDGRKENKNMIGDREFSWMKNGSIFLNLARGQVVDVDALRKHMESGRITGAGVDVFPKEPKTNKEEFESTLRGLPNLILTPHIGGSTQEAQENIGNFVPGKIINYINTGGTTNSVNFPNLQLPILENAHRLIHIHHNKPGIIAHINKVLAAHDINIVGQYLKTNETIGYVITDIDKEYDAEVIKELKGIQGTIRFRVLY
- a CDS encoding universal stress protein, which codes for MEKKILIPTNFSKHSWNALIFSMNLYKKYACTFYLINVYHSQGFLSEAIPLSKNGDTNPSGKELSEKGLERIMQGLSFRKENPNHTFETISFQGSLVDGIQENADKFGVDLIILGSRGDSVHINTSEDISKITEDVEQCPVLVIPEVYEWREQNNAEIVFPTNLRIPFKQKELLALIDFSRSMGAAVRILYINTENKKLNKEQEENREDLKQHLKEVNHSFHILTQTTPATGVHLFIESRDSNFLALYQRKQGFFSRLFSKSAVSEIAFDPKLPVLILKEVQ
- a CDS encoding type 1 glutamine amidotransferase domain-containing protein: MKVLFVLTSHDELGNTGNKTGFWIEEFANPYYKLLDKGVEITVATPKGGKAPIDPNSDTEDTQTKDTKRFKKDEAAQMVINNTKVLSKMDPVDFDAVFYPGGHGPLWDLSKDKDSIELIETFNNAKKPIGFVCHAPAALKNVKTQNGDPLVKGKKVTGFTNSEEKAVQLTEVVPFLVEDMLKENGGIYSKAGDWEEYALVDGNLITGQNPASSGLVAQKLYEMLN
- a CDS encoding AsmA-like C-terminal region-containing protein, which encodes MKSQNKEHKKSSRKWLKRISLILAGLLLVPSFLFTIGWFNRDMLIDELQDWYRNNNNGSLEIGDVDATFLGGFPNVGFTIKDVYQTSFDTILDKNSSIFIKKAQVSISAIDVLSGEIAFRNIQIDHAEITSEVISEKSIAEYIRLKKQRQAASGSGLKLPGWLHPERTNFSLKDVSFIAKDTMLNKYFNLNIVQAKGRFRSKNEMITGVLNFKVMVNNLGFNTKKGSYINGAMITGSPEFILDREISTLDVSEFQLKIDDHLFETKADFDFTENSSYRFSLQNQETSFKKIKELLPDSLSAKLSNYEILEPISTELKLDGKFLYGDIPNINGSFSAENNIIRVGDSIQLNKVRLSGYLTNHLNQDSEIPKPSRRDIRVFFENLSGEIKDIEISANNSYYQSSAKASNFINANLKMSGSNETLARLLQNDNFNFIGGNFNLETHINGNIPSKHKLFNFATGRFSLNNTRVVLKRNNLQLPVDVVELRLDNENSVLEQLKIDLPNGDHLIFKGNIKNVSSILEDNPLIPAIAEVSLDSDKLNLNELIATAMEFIPSSEKANNELKTLHETFEAIYQKFQPRFKLNLRTIEYDSISFKNLIADVQLLDAETVRLNDLNFDYNNAKTELNGTLKIPKPDNSFEEPLYVNVKANSSGPMKVFQDLFNIELLDIKAGKYSFSGNVTGNISKFEQLLNNVKGDLKLVDTQFYYPKAAMDFDFDSLTVAIEDANINLERFLLEVDNHYPIALQSRITEFPGFLLDHVKSDGRVFIGMDAAFIDMDDWMKSLESIESNNENKTPKNRELAAIFNDIYKFNPEFTLKLDSLKYKKLVSNDISAKVYFKDNSTLKLDDLKIRYKNSEATIRGNIAAKVIEKARGNQNPFNFEFSAEAKGQSRDLNDLLKTVNFYLRSGDFKFDGSYKGEARDLKILNSNAQGDLSLGETMVDIEAAKIQVPIDSLHLVIKNNLATLVRLDVSLPGKSSIDITGEIDNFSNFINNEQTIDSHKSTFNIKSPYLNSEDIKKFLVNTSKDKDSAKSQKLEVKNLKEILSDINNSYFPSANIEIDSLVYNNLAVSGFTSNIDFDQEGTIRVSNTQLQYFGGSINLMLEAGVSSQDLLPAKLKLNVENMDLEKLVRDFDYFNNEDLRNAEKISGNLEFNLDADAFFDDEGKLKMNSVNGSFQVAIEDLAIFNFKPVMESVVLLKKERFKKLQFRPIKQTFQVVNGEIIIPQTQIQSSAIQIFAEGKLKLGEYVNIWLSIPWNNILKKRDGLILPEKVSFEDSGLKFYLQLVQDKNGEKDKKSKLKTKFRLGKRKLEKEN